One genomic region from Pseudomonas sp. R5-89-07 encodes:
- a CDS encoding histidine phosphatase family protein, translating into MVNSVADITLTKPQRARLKRLKKYRVPVAGIVVFALLMTVFLFWPRSPEDLGIGNRLVTSGVLASWRNGDLVVLVRHEERCDRSGNPCYGPADGLTINGTQSAADLGKAFETLGMERTDVLSSPTTRTAQTSLFMFGKTELSPGPLAICGEAMGEEILSHKQADRNLMLITHSACMSDFQDALGYPHAQAAEYGSALFVQVLPNGKLKALGTMQSQEWAAALKQL; encoded by the coding sequence ATGGTGAACAGCGTGGCAGACATTACCCTGACCAAACCCCAACGGGCCAGGTTAAAACGCCTGAAAAAATACCGCGTTCCGGTGGCGGGCATCGTCGTATTCGCACTGCTGATGACCGTTTTCTTATTCTGGCCAAGGTCACCTGAGGACCTGGGCATCGGCAATCGCCTGGTCACCTCTGGCGTGCTGGCTAGCTGGCGCAACGGCGACCTGGTCGTGCTGGTGCGTCATGAGGAGCGCTGCGACCGTTCGGGCAATCCCTGCTACGGTCCGGCCGACGGCCTGACGATCAATGGCACGCAAAGCGCGGCCGATCTGGGTAAAGCCTTTGAAACACTGGGCATGGAGCGCACCGACGTGCTCAGTAGCCCCACCACGCGCACGGCGCAGACGTCGCTGTTCATGTTCGGCAAGACCGAGCTTTCCCCTGGCCCCCTCGCCATTTGCGGCGAAGCCATGGGCGAGGAAATCCTCAGCCATAAACAGGCGGATCGCAACCTGATGCTGATCACCCATAGCGCCTGCATGAGTGATTTCCAAGATGCACTTGGCTATCCCCATGCGCAGGCCGCCGAATATGGCAGCGCCCTCTTCGTGCAGGTATTACCCAACGGCAAACTCAAGGCGCTGGGCACTATGCAAAGCCAGGAATGGGCGGCCGCACTGAAGCAACTTTAA